From a single Carassius gibelio isolate Cgi1373 ecotype wild population from Czech Republic chromosome A18, carGib1.2-hapl.c, whole genome shotgun sequence genomic region:
- the LOC127934432 gene encoding uncharacterized protein LOC127934432, which produces MIDGMNIATWGTPVQSTIAYNWYPSNALDGLSSTCTHTYTQSDPWWKLDLMKTYSVNRVTITNRLDCCSSRINGAEIRIGNDSSDVSNNSICAAIPTIPAGATYSYSCGGMEGRYVIVDIPGASQILTLCEVGVYVIFPGNLATGRTVTQSSTISTWFAQQAIDFNPGFVQPSSSCSSTTAQTNPWWRVDLRYIYRVSRVVITNRLDCCPERINGTEIRIGNSLENNGNNNPICAVISSIPAGVSSTYTCNDMDGRYVNLFIPGDSRFLTLCEVEVYGEGPVLKKTFLKMKLKSSSSLSETETRVQLLSQLQSALVERGFSDMTLEWSQPPEKEVIRKEPSPGEFAYKNTGKPERNLNAL; this is translated from the exons atgatTGATGGCA TGAACATAGCAACTTGGGGCACACCTGTTCAGTCGACGATAGCTTACAACTGGTATCCCTCAAACGCTCTGGATGGGTTGAGCTCCACCTGCACTCATACATATACACAGAGTGACCCGTGGTGGAAGCTGGACCTGATGAAGACGTACAGCGTGAACAGAGTGACCATCACTAACAGACTGGACTGCTGTAGCAGCAGGATTAACGGGGCAGAGATTCGGATTGGAAACGATTCTTCAGATGTTTCAAACAATTCAAT ATGTGCTGCAATTCCTACTATTCCAGCAGGAGCTACCTACAGCTACTCGTGTGGTGGGATGGAGGGACGTTACGTTATTGTGGATATTCCTGGAGCTTCACAGATTCTGACTCTCTGTGAAGTGGGAGTCTATGTGATTTTTCCAG GTAATTTGGCGACAGGAAGAACCGTCACACAGTCATCAACCATTAGCACCTGGTTTGCTCAACAAGCTATTGATTTCAATCCAGGTTTCGTCCAGCCATCATCATCGTGTTCCTCAACCACTGCTCAGACTAACCCATGGTGGAGGGTAGATCTGCGTTATATTTACAGAGTAAGTAGAGTTGTCATCACAAACAGACTTGACTGCTGTCCAGAACGAATAAATGGAACGGAGATTCGCATCGGGAATTCTTTGGAGAACAACGGCAACAACAATCCCAT ATGTGCTGTGATCTCTAGCATTCCAGCTGGTGTTTCCTCCACCTACACCTGTAATGATATGGATGGTCGATACGTGAATCTGTTCATTCCTGGAGATTCAAGGTTTCTTACTCTGTGTGAGGTGGAGGTCTATGGAGAAG GTCCGGTGCTAAAGAAGACCTTTCTGAAGATGAAACTGAAGTCCAGTTCGAGTCTGTCTGAAACTGAAACGAGAGTCCAGCTCCTGTCACAG CTTCAGTCTGCTCTGGTGGAACGAGGGTTTTCTGACATGACGCTGGAATGGTCTCAACCGCCTGAAAAGGAAGTGATACGGAAGGAACCTTCACCAGGTGAGTTTGCTTATAAAAACACTGGAAAACCTGAAAGGAAT ctcAATGCTCTCTAA